Proteins found in one Geomonas subterranea genomic segment:
- a CDS encoding sigma-54-dependent transcriptional regulator, giving the protein METPKILIADDDKKTRDFVAAFLSYKGYQVYQAFDGQDALQKIEMHDVQMVITDIMMPRVNGLEFIRQLKSLRPEIVTIAYSAFANNEMTANLLKAGAFFYLEKPFNLEELETHVKRGLEHQALQSKSFRSKPCIKNRALLNNIIGESEKMLSLFEMIEKVATSDSTVLIQGESGTGKELVARAIHDLSNRSDKNFVALNCAAIPDELLESELFGHVKGSFTGAVATRVGRFEMADKGTLFLDEIGDMKANLQVKLLRVLQSRELEPVGSTRSKKVDVRIIAATNQNLDHMVASKEFREDLYYRLSVIPIMLPPLRERGADIPLLLNSFLEKFNRSKQRKVQGFDKQALEILGSYDWPGNVRELENLVERLVIIKGTGVINIHDLPEKYRGGRSTPVVHGEHMITLPDDGFCLNSAVEEFENRLIMQALEKSGGNKKEAAELLNLKRTTLIEKLKKKKLVYGETTLSP; this is encoded by the coding sequence ATGGAAACGCCGAAAATACTGATCGCAGACGATGACAAGAAGACACGGGACTTCGTGGCCGCCTTCCTGAGCTACAAGGGGTACCAGGTCTACCAGGCCTTCGACGGGCAGGACGCCCTGCAGAAGATCGAGATGCACGACGTGCAGATGGTCATCACCGATATCATGATGCCGCGGGTGAACGGTCTGGAGTTCATCCGGCAGCTTAAATCGCTCCGCCCGGAGATAGTCACCATAGCCTACAGCGCCTTCGCCAATAACGAGATGACCGCCAATCTCCTGAAGGCGGGGGCGTTCTTCTATCTGGAGAAGCCCTTCAACCTCGAGGAACTGGAAACCCACGTCAAGCGCGGCCTGGAGCACCAGGCGCTGCAGAGCAAGAGCTTCCGGTCCAAGCCTTGCATAAAGAACAGGGCGCTTTTGAACAACATCATCGGGGAAAGCGAAAAGATGCTTTCGCTCTTCGAGATGATCGAGAAGGTGGCCACCTCCGACTCCACCGTGCTGATCCAGGGTGAGTCGGGGACCGGCAAGGAACTGGTGGCCCGCGCCATCCACGACCTCTCCAACCGCTCCGACAAGAATTTCGTGGCGCTCAACTGTGCGGCTATTCCCGACGAGCTCCTGGAGAGCGAGCTGTTCGGGCACGTCAAGGGCTCCTTCACCGGCGCCGTCGCGACCCGCGTCGGCCGCTTCGAGATGGCCGACAAGGGGACCCTGTTCCTGGACGAGATCGGGGACATGAAGGCGAACCTGCAGGTGAAGCTCTTGCGCGTGCTGCAGAGCAGGGAACTGGAACCGGTCGGTTCGACACGTTCCAAGAAGGTCGATGTCAGGATCATCGCGGCCACCAACCAGAACCTGGACCACATGGTCGCCTCCAAGGAGTTCCGCGAGGACCTGTACTACCGGCTTTCCGTGATCCCGATCATGCTTCCCCCCCTACGCGAGCGCGGCGCGGACATCCCGCTGCTTTTGAACAGCTTCCTGGAGAAGTTCAACCGGAGCAAGCAGCGCAAGGTTCAAGGTTTTGACAAGCAGGCGCTGGAGATCCTCGGGAGCTACGACTGGCCCGGCAACGTGCGCGAGCTGGAGAACCTGGTGGAGCGCCTGGTGATCATCAAGGGGACCGGGGTGATCAACATCCACGACCTCCCCGAGAAGTACCGCGGCGGCCGCAGCACCCCGGTGGTGCACGGCGAGCACATGATCACCCTTCCCGATGACGGCTTCTGCCTGAACAGCGCCGTCGAGGAATTCGAGAACCGGCTGATCATGCAGGCCCTGGAGAAGAGCGGCGGCAACAAGAAGGAGGCTGCCGAGCTCCTGAACCTGAAGCGGACCACGCTGATCGAGAAATTGAAGAAGAAGAAACTTGTTTACGGGGAGACCACGCTTTCCCCGTAA
- a CDS encoding chemotaxis protein CheW, whose product METALTKVKSEEYGGELIQLVSFNLEKEEYGINVLMVREIIRMLNITRVPNTPHYVEGVINLRGKVIPIINLRKKFDLMDAEYDKRTRIMVMEVVGELMGFIVDEVSEVIRISGKEIQPPPPVVSSGIEQECMAGVINQAERLLVLLDLEKMFSADERRLFSNVA is encoded by the coding sequence ATGGAGACCGCACTCACCAAGGTCAAGAGCGAAGAGTACGGGGGGGAGCTGATCCAGTTGGTAAGCTTCAACCTGGAAAAAGAAGAGTATGGCATCAACGTCCTGATGGTGCGCGAGATCATCCGGATGCTCAACATCACGCGCGTGCCCAACACCCCCCACTATGTGGAGGGGGTGATCAACCTGCGCGGCAAGGTCATCCCCATCATCAACCTGCGCAAGAAGTTCGACCTCATGGACGCGGAGTACGACAAGCGCACCCGCATCATGGTGATGGAGGTGGTGGGCGAACTGATGGGGTTCATCGTCGACGAGGTGTCCGAGGTGATCCGCATCTCCGGCAAGGAGATCCAGCCGCCTCCCCCGGTGGTCTCCAGCGGCATCGAGCAGGAGTGCATGGCGGGAGTCATCAACCAGGCGGAGCGGCTTTTGGTGCTGCTCGACCTGGAGAAGATGTTCTCCGCCGACGAAAGAAGGCTGTTCAGCAACGTAGCGTAA
- a CDS encoding PilZ domain-containing protein yields the protein MNDIYQRLHLASEAQDQAEIIATLSAIKAGKLKNDLRLLNFYREVPVSYGAEVLTVEEHDAELAVNQIQAVVIAHEKLTVLKSSHFHRDVAAAVTYVNVEKSRVVVSNLSYALVRADRRMSVRVQLGSAIDASFAAPELDALHGRLHDMSLTGMSINVAREPNLPLSQAGELTIALPSGSITVAASLLKVIHTGDTFRMVFEIEPSRAAELIISQYIFQRQVEIIKELKDHPGVTL from the coding sequence ATGAACGACATCTACCAGCGGCTCCATCTCGCCAGTGAAGCTCAGGACCAGGCGGAGATCATCGCCACCCTGTCCGCGATCAAGGCTGGGAAGCTGAAAAACGACCTGAGGCTGCTCAACTTCTACCGCGAGGTGCCGGTGAGCTACGGCGCCGAGGTCCTCACGGTAGAGGAACATGATGCGGAACTGGCGGTGAACCAGATTCAGGCCGTGGTGATCGCGCATGAAAAGCTGACGGTCCTGAAAAGCAGCCACTTTCACCGGGACGTCGCTGCGGCGGTGACCTACGTGAACGTGGAGAAATCGCGGGTGGTGGTCTCCAATCTGAGCTACGCCCTGGTGCGCGCCGACCGCCGCATGTCCGTGAGGGTCCAGCTCGGTTCAGCCATCGACGCCTCCTTCGCCGCGCCGGAGCTGGACGCGCTGCACGGCCGCCTGCACGACATGTCGCTTACGGGAATGTCCATCAACGTCGCCAGGGAGCCGAATCTGCCGCTCAGCCAGGCGGGTGAACTCACCATAGCCCTCCCCTCCGGATCGATCACGGTCGCGGCTTCCCTGCTCAAGGTGATCCACACCGGCGACACCTTCCGCATGGTCTTCGAAATCGAACCGTCGCGCGCGGCGGAACTCATCATTTCCCAGTACATCTTCCAGCGCCAGGTGGAGATCATCAAGGAACTCAAGGACCACCCCGGCGTAACCCTCTAG
- a CDS encoding TatD family hydrolase: MLFDSHCHLDDPQLLPRLGTLLQEAEGAGIAAFLVPGVHPSGWQAIHSLSASHPRIFPAYGVHPMHADIVTPSTLSELRRKAASACAIGEIGLDYLLPSPSRQAQRLAFAAQLQVAVEAGLPVLLHCRKAFEDLLAILRGSGVEGTGGVMHAFSGSIETAHACLKLGLHISLSGTVTYANARRPVEVAREVPLERMLLETDAPDLAPEPFRGDINVPAHLIATARRVAEIRGIPLEDLGRHAFDNTVRLLKLAPSLAARPAH; the protein is encoded by the coding sequence ATGCTTTTTGACAGCCACTGTCACCTGGATGACCCGCAGCTGCTCCCCCGCCTGGGCACGCTCCTCCAGGAGGCTGAGGGGGCCGGTATCGCAGCCTTCCTGGTCCCGGGCGTGCACCCTTCCGGGTGGCAAGCCATCCACTCACTCTCCGCCAGTCACCCCCGCATCTTCCCCGCCTACGGCGTCCACCCCATGCACGCCGATATCGTCACCCCTTCGACACTCTCCGAGTTGCGACGTAAAGCGGCATCGGCCTGCGCCATAGGCGAGATCGGGCTCGACTACCTCCTCCCCTCCCCTTCCCGGCAGGCGCAACGGCTCGCCTTCGCGGCGCAACTGCAGGTCGCGGTGGAGGCGGGACTGCCGGTACTGCTTCATTGCCGGAAGGCGTTCGAGGACCTGCTCGCCATCCTGCGCGGGTCCGGGGTGGAGGGCACCGGGGGGGTGATGCACGCGTTTTCGGGGAGTATCGAGACGGCACACGCCTGCCTGAAGCTCGGGCTGCACATCTCCCTCTCCGGAACCGTCACCTACGCCAACGCCCGACGCCCGGTGGAGGTCGCCAGGGAGGTTCCGCTGGAGCGGATGCTATTGGAGACCGACGCGCCGGACCTGGCGCCGGAACCGTTTCGCGGCGACATCAACGTGCCCGCCCACCTAATCGCCACGGCACGGCGTGTGGCCGAGATCAGGGGCATCCCGCTCGAGGATCTTGGCCGCCATGCCTTCGACAATACCGTCCGCCTCTTGAAACTCGCCCCCTCCCTGGCCGCCCGACCTGCGCATTAG
- a CDS encoding CheR family methyltransferase gives MAFDMKPFDAKSAPKISDKDFEQLRDYIYNVCGIYFHSSKKYFLESRLARRMEGTGCKTHADYYQFVRSPATGRNELTKLLDEITTNETCFFRNMPQLNALENKFLPEIIGTKGKIGFKKLRIWSAGSSSGEEAYTMAMILLEKRATLLKDWIIEIVGTDINETVLAQAREGVYNSYSVRNTPDYYLKKYFKEESPGRFVLSPEVKKLATFSQLNLYDDNKMLFMKSFDFIFCANVLIYFDTSSKSKVVQHFYNNLQPYGYFFVGQSESLHGVNDKFKTVHFPGGFTYNK, from the coding sequence ATGGCATTTGACATGAAACCATTTGACGCTAAAAGCGCCCCGAAGATTTCCGACAAGGATTTCGAGCAGCTTCGGGACTACATATACAACGTCTGCGGTATCTACTTCCACAGCAGCAAGAAGTACTTCCTGGAAAGCAGGCTCGCGCGCAGGATGGAGGGGACCGGCTGCAAGACCCATGCGGACTACTACCAGTTCGTGCGCAGCCCGGCCACCGGCAGGAACGAGCTCACCAAGCTTCTCGACGAGATCACCACCAACGAGACCTGCTTCTTCAGGAACATGCCCCAGTTGAACGCGCTGGAGAACAAGTTCCTCCCCGAGATCATCGGCACCAAGGGGAAGATCGGCTTCAAGAAGCTCCGCATCTGGAGCGCCGGCTCTTCCTCGGGGGAGGAGGCCTACACCATGGCCATGATCCTCCTCGAGAAGCGCGCCACGCTGCTCAAGGACTGGATCATTGAGATCGTGGGGACCGACATCAACGAGACCGTGCTGGCCCAGGCGCGCGAGGGGGTCTACAACAGCTACTCGGTGCGCAACACGCCGGATTACTACCTGAAGAAGTACTTCAAGGAGGAAAGCCCGGGGCGGTTCGTGCTCTCCCCCGAGGTCAAGAAGCTGGCCACCTTCAGCCAGCTGAACCTCTACGACGACAACAAGATGCTCTTCATGAAGAGCTTCGATTTCATCTTCTGCGCCAACGTGCTGATCTACTTCGACACTTCCTCGAAGAGCAAGGTGGTACAGCACTTCTACAACAACCTGCAGCCATATGGCTACTTCTTCGTGGGGCAGTCCGAGTCGCTGCACGGGGTGAACGACAAATTCAAGACCGTACACTTCCCCGGCGGGTTCACCTACAACAAGTGA
- a CDS encoding lytic transglycosylase domain-containing protein produces MSINPINTAPAGVEGARKPAPASGSPAVPFRDMLDQSGAGAEVTPQAAAEALRLKMLSSALAIGGDAAASSPSTTPNVNVQGLLNRFLEQLPAGGSAVAETREAAADQGPEAAFQAQQAHFTAGELPAVPGLSGDSSTDAIIQRASQRYGVDSGLIRAVIKAESDFNPRAVSSAGARGLMQLMPATARGLGVTDSFDPEQNIMAGTRFLKDMLRRYNGNVDEALAAYNWGPGNVDRHGTDTLPRETRSYLAKVKGYYAQYLA; encoded by the coding sequence ATGTCGATCAATCCGATAAACACGGCGCCGGCGGGCGTCGAAGGGGCCAGGAAGCCGGCCCCCGCCTCCGGTTCGCCGGCAGTACCCTTCCGGGACATGCTGGACCAAAGCGGTGCCGGCGCCGAAGTGACGCCGCAGGCCGCGGCCGAGGCGCTGCGGCTGAAGATGCTCAGTTCCGCACTCGCCATCGGTGGTGACGCCGCCGCGTCGTCCCCCTCCACCACCCCCAACGTCAACGTGCAGGGATTGTTGAACCGGTTTCTGGAGCAGCTTCCTGCCGGCGGCAGCGCCGTAGCCGAGACCCGGGAAGCCGCGGCCGATCAGGGGCCCGAGGCGGCTTTCCAGGCGCAGCAGGCCCATTTCACTGCCGGCGAACTCCCCGCGGTACCGGGGCTGTCGGGTGACAGCTCCACCGATGCCATCATCCAGCGGGCCAGTCAGCGCTACGGTGTCGACAGCGGACTGATCCGCGCCGTCATCAAGGCCGAGAGCGACTTCAATCCCCGTGCGGTGAGTTCAGCCGGAGCCCGGGGGCTGATGCAGTTGATGCCCGCGACCGCGCGGGGGCTCGGCGTCACCGATTCCTTCGATCCCGAGCAGAACATCATGGCCGGCACCAGGTTCTTGAAGGACATGTTGCGGCGCTACAACGGCAACGTCGACGAAGCCCTCGCCGCCTACAACTGGGGCCCCGGCAACGTCGACCGTCACGGCACCGACACCCTCCCCCGCGAAACCCGGAGCTATCTGGCCAAGGTAAAAGGGTACTACGCCCAGTACCTGGCTTAG
- a CDS encoding HDOD domain-containing protein: MEKAAMMQTAQEMVESFVDLPTIPHVATRVIELLDRPGVELDEVADMILADQVLAARVIKMVNSPLYKPANEIKSVKRALIYLGFRHIRELAFTCSFVDVFEGRDGIFDVRTFWEHSFGVGVVSKIIAQRVRYPDTEKAYLVGIVHDIGEVFLSYYRQDTFRALLDSVKGQPFRLVEKEAEYLGTSHSEIGLCIARKWNFPADYCEVIGLHHDPEQAVLDPTLCAIVNLADLFCSVRQLDYGGSSWVTFNLAEEKAWAILKSYAPNLADLDVERFCYELDDRVPEIQDMVKSIFQGIGAKETS; encoded by the coding sequence ATGGAAAAAGCAGCCATGATGCAGACTGCCCAGGAGATGGTCGAGAGCTTCGTTGACCTCCCCACCATCCCGCACGTGGCCACCCGGGTGATCGAGCTTCTGGACCGCCCCGGCGTCGAACTGGACGAGGTCGCCGACATGATCCTGGCGGACCAGGTTCTGGCGGCCCGGGTCATCAAGATGGTCAACTCGCCGCTGTACAAGCCGGCCAACGAGATAAAGTCCGTGAAGAGGGCCCTGATCTACCTGGGCTTCCGTCACATCCGCGAGCTGGCCTTCACCTGCTCCTTCGTCGACGTCTTCGAGGGGCGGGACGGCATCTTCGACGTCAGGACGTTCTGGGAGCACTCCTTCGGCGTGGGCGTGGTCTCCAAGATCATCGCGCAGCGGGTGCGCTACCCGGACACGGAAAAGGCCTACCTGGTGGGGATCGTGCACGACATCGGCGAGGTGTTCCTCTCCTACTACCGCCAGGACACCTTCCGCGCCCTGCTCGACTCGGTGAAGGGGCAGCCCTTCCGGCTGGTTGAAAAGGAGGCCGAGTACCTCGGGACCTCCCACAGCGAGATCGGCCTGTGCATCGCCCGCAAGTGGAACTTCCCGGCCGACTACTGCGAGGTGATCGGGCTGCACCACGACCCGGAGCAGGCGGTCCTCGACCCGACGCTCTGCGCCATCGTCAACCTGGCCGACCTTTTCTGCTCCGTGCGCCAGCTCGACTACGGCGGGAGCTCCTGGGTCACCTTCAACCTCGCCGAGGAGAAGGCCTGGGCCATCCTGAAGTCCTACGCGCCCAACCTCGCCGACCTCGACGTGGAGCGCTTCTGCTACGAGCTGGACGACCGCGTCCCCGAGATCCAGGACATGGTCAAATCTATATTCCAGGGCATAGGAGCCAAAGAAACGTCATGA
- a CDS encoding ferritin-like domain-containing protein produces the protein MFKEYTLQEALKLAIKTEKESMDFYHRAGSVSKDERSKKVFALLANEEAGHLRAFFDHYRGGDLGDIDSYLASPPDKQSATHLALEQAIAAESHEQKALEIALKEEKACIDFYTILVKDVVDPLVRRVFETVIRETQGHYDMIEDEYMRVMTMVHSSDQNIYVRE, from the coding sequence ATGTTCAAGGAATATACTCTGCAGGAAGCATTGAAGCTGGCCATCAAGACCGAGAAGGAAAGCATGGACTTCTACCATCGGGCGGGGTCAGTGAGCAAGGACGAGAGATCTAAGAAGGTGTTCGCCCTGCTGGCCAACGAAGAGGCGGGGCACCTGCGCGCCTTCTTCGACCACTACCGCGGGGGGGACCTGGGGGACATCGACAGCTACCTCGCCTCACCCCCTGACAAGCAGTCCGCCACCCATCTCGCGCTGGAGCAGGCCATCGCCGCCGAGAGCCACGAGCAGAAGGCGCTTGAGATCGCGCTGAAGGAGGAGAAGGCCTGCATCGACTTCTACACCATCCTGGTGAAGGATGTGGTCGATCCGCTGGTACGTCGCGTGTTCGAGACGGTGATCAGGGAAACCCAGGGGCACTATGACATGATCGAGGACGAGTACATGCGCGTCATGACCATGGTGCACAGTTCGGATCAGAACATCTATGTGAGGGAGTAG
- a CDS encoding chemotaxis protein CheA: protein MAIDCEDQELLDGFLAETTELLEKLDDDLISLEKSPEDADLMNRIFRSIHTVKGASSFLGFDMLVKVTHKTEDVLNRLRKVELTLTSEIMDVILEAVDLVKTLVADIKGGEIVERDLEGTIAKLIPFLSENAVEATVLAPVFAPKEEKKGAPAATPAEPAATAPAAEASAPPQEPEAQAKAEPAPSRQVAPAPQPKPQPVKEPQKAPAKGGGEDLADNSTVRVDVKRLDDLMNQVGELVLERNRMIQLHSDYQTGLNPAEFGDDFGKLSKRLNFVTSELQMQVLKMRMLPVEKVFKKFPRIVRNLARDLGKEVDLVIYGEETELDRSVVDEIGDPLIHLIRNALDHGLETPDQRLAAGKDRTGTVVLSAAHEGNQIVISIKDDGRGIDPDRIARKALDKGLVTDEQVAAMGTREILDLIFLPGFSTKEQTTDLSGRGVGMDVVRTNIRKLNGIIEIKNELGHGSEFILKLPLTLAIIQSLLVEVEKEVYSIPLASVIETMRVSKKEFHMIGGQEVLKLRDSVLPLLRLQRTFGCQEAYTDRDTCYVVIVGVAEKRIGLIVTRLLGQQEVAIKSLGKFLANLPGIGGSTIMGDGRVALIVDPIGLVGGAA from the coding sequence ATGGCCATAGACTGCGAAGATCAGGAGTTATTGGACGGCTTTCTCGCCGAGACCACCGAACTCCTCGAAAAACTTGACGACGACCTGATCTCCCTGGAGAAGAGCCCGGAAGACGCCGACCTCATGAACCGGATCTTCCGGTCCATCCATACGGTCAAGGGGGCCTCGAGCTTCCTTGGGTTCGACATGCTGGTCAAGGTCACGCACAAGACCGAGGACGTTCTGAACCGCCTGCGGAAGGTGGAGCTGACGCTCACCTCCGAGATCATGGACGTGATCCTGGAGGCGGTCGACCTGGTGAAGACCCTGGTGGCCGACATCAAGGGGGGCGAGATCGTCGAGCGGGACCTGGAGGGTACCATCGCCAAGCTGATCCCCTTCCTCTCCGAGAACGCCGTGGAGGCGACCGTGCTCGCCCCGGTCTTCGCCCCCAAGGAAGAGAAGAAGGGAGCCCCGGCGGCAACGCCCGCTGAACCCGCCGCGACCGCCCCCGCCGCCGAGGCGTCAGCCCCCCCGCAGGAGCCCGAGGCGCAGGCGAAAGCCGAGCCGGCACCCTCCCGGCAGGTGGCGCCGGCGCCGCAGCCCAAGCCCCAGCCGGTCAAGGAGCCCCAGAAGGCTCCCGCCAAGGGAGGGGGCGAGGATCTCGCCGACAACTCGACGGTCAGGGTGGACGTGAAGCGCCTGGACGACCTGATGAACCAGGTGGGCGAGCTGGTGCTGGAGCGTAACCGCATGATCCAGCTGCACAGCGACTACCAGACCGGGCTGAACCCCGCCGAGTTCGGCGACGATTTCGGCAAGCTCTCCAAGAGGCTCAACTTCGTCACCTCTGAACTGCAGATGCAGGTCCTCAAGATGCGCATGCTCCCGGTGGAGAAGGTCTTCAAGAAGTTCCCCCGCATCGTCAGGAACCTGGCGCGCGACCTGGGGAAGGAAGTCGACCTGGTCATCTACGGAGAGGAGACCGAACTGGACCGCTCCGTCGTGGACGAGATCGGCGACCCCTTGATCCACCTGATCAGGAACGCCCTCGACCACGGCCTGGAGACCCCTGACCAGCGCCTTGCCGCCGGCAAGGACCGGACCGGCACCGTGGTCCTCTCCGCCGCCCACGAGGGGAACCAGATCGTCATCAGCATCAAGGACGACGGCCGGGGGATCGACCCGGACCGGATCGCCAGGAAGGCGCTCGACAAGGGGCTCGTCACCGACGAGCAGGTCGCGGCCATGGGGACGCGCGAGATCCTCGACCTGATCTTCCTTCCCGGCTTCTCCACCAAAGAGCAGACCACGGACCTCTCCGGGCGCGGTGTCGGCATGGACGTGGTGCGCACCAACATCCGGAAGCTGAACGGCATCATCGAGATCAAGAACGAGTTGGGGCACGGCAGCGAGTTCATCCTGAAGCTGCCGCTCACCCTGGCCATCATCCAGTCCCTGCTGGTTGAGGTCGAGAAGGAGGTGTACTCCATCCCGCTGGCGTCGGTCATCGAGACCATGCGCGTCAGCAAGAAGGAGTTCCACATGATCGGCGGACAGGAGGTGCTGAAGCTGCGGGACTCGGTGCTGCCGCTTTTGCGGCTGCAGCGGACCTTCGGCTGCCAGGAGGCCTACACCGACCGGGACACCTGCTATGTGGTCATCGTGGGGGTCGCCGAGAAGAGGATCGGCCTGATCGTGACCAGGCTCCTTGGGCAACAGGAGGTTGCCATCAAATCGCTGGGCAAGTTCCTCGCCAACCTCCCCGGGATCGGCGGTTCGACCATCATGGGAGACGGCAGGGTGGCACTAATCGTGGATCCGATCGGACTGGTCGGTGGAGCAGCCTGA